A single window of Flavobacteriales bacterium DNA harbors:
- the gldG gene encoding gliding motility-associated ABC transporter substrate-binding protein GldG: protein MKRKDIKRQNLIQLLLSLVIIVLLNVVGSYVFTRLDLTSEKRYSLSPATKDMLSNMEDVAFVRVYLEGEFPAGFKNLRNATREMLDEFRVYAGDNVEYEFVDPFEGADDNQKKDIFKQLVSKGLKPTNYQEKLDAGESSKVIFPGAIISYRGRELPVQLLQNKIGVPPEVVLNNSVQTIEFELANAIHKLTQPKKPTVTFIEGHGELDKTDVQDITTWLSDAYTVNRVQMDGQLHSLDGTDVVIVAKPDSAFSEKDKYILDQFIMNGGKALFLLDAVYTSMDSLRTSNFAPGIAVDVNLADMLFKYGARINNNLVMDAQLAAQIPVVTGQMNGMPQQSLLPWPFFPVILPRSQHPIVKNLDGIKMEFANSVDTVGSPNIHKTILLSTSPYSRIMNAPARVSLQVLNDMDPALYNHGSIPVGVLLEGKFESVFKNRLPETLLHSQDIKFREEGEPTTIIVVGDGDVIRNDVKKSTGMIYPMDQDRYTRQPYGNRTFILNAVDYMVDKSGLFTVRSKELRLRLMDKKKLSEQVGTWQAFNMGAPVLLILIFAVIFGWMRRKKYGRSTSASSQKNPSTPEA from the coding sequence ATGAAAAGGAAAGACATCAAACGGCAAAACCTGATCCAACTCCTGCTGAGCCTGGTGATCATCGTGCTGCTCAATGTAGTAGGCAGCTATGTATTCACCCGACTCGACCTCACTTCCGAAAAACGGTACTCGCTCTCGCCGGCAACCAAAGACATGCTGTCGAACATGGAAGACGTGGCTTTTGTCCGCGTATACCTCGAGGGTGAATTCCCCGCCGGATTTAAAAACCTGAGGAATGCCACCCGGGAAATGCTGGATGAGTTTCGCGTGTATGCCGGCGACAATGTGGAGTATGAATTCGTAGACCCGTTCGAAGGTGCGGATGACAATCAGAAAAAAGACATCTTCAAGCAACTGGTTTCAAAAGGACTTAAACCCACCAACTACCAGGAAAAACTGGACGCCGGCGAAAGCAGCAAAGTGATCTTCCCCGGCGCCATCATCAGTTACCGCGGCCGCGAACTACCGGTTCAACTGCTGCAAAACAAGATCGGCGTTCCTCCGGAAGTGGTTCTCAACAACTCAGTGCAAACCATCGAGTTCGAACTGGCCAATGCCATCCACAAACTCACCCAACCCAAGAAACCCACCGTTACCTTCATCGAAGGACACGGCGAATTGGACAAAACCGATGTACAGGACATCACCACCTGGCTGTCGGACGCTTACACCGTGAACCGGGTTCAAATGGACGGCCAACTCCACAGCCTCGACGGCACCGATGTGGTGATCGTGGCCAAACCCGATTCCGCCTTCTCCGAAAAAGACAAATACATCCTCGATCAGTTCATCATGAACGGAGGCAAGGCCCTGTTCCTGCTGGATGCGGTATATACCAGCATGGACAGCCTGCGGACCTCCAACTTCGCACCGGGCATTGCAGTGGATGTGAACCTGGCTGACATGCTGTTCAAGTATGGTGCACGCATCAACAACAACCTGGTGATGGATGCCCAACTGGCTGCACAGATTCCCGTGGTTACCGGGCAGATGAACGGCATGCCGCAACAGTCGCTCCTGCCCTGGCCCTTCTTCCCGGTGATCCTCCCTCGTTCTCAACACCCCATTGTAAAGAACCTGGATGGCATCAAAATGGAATTCGCCAACTCGGTGGACACGGTGGGAAGTCCGAACATACACAAAACCATTCTTCTCAGCACATCTCCATACAGCCGCATCATGAACGCACCGGCACGCGTGAGCCTCCAGGTGCTGAACGACATGGACCCCGCGCTGTACAACCATGGCAGCATTCCGGTGGGTGTTTTGCTGGAAGGCAAATTTGAATCGGTTTTCAAAAACCGCCTGCCCGAAACATTGCTGCATAGCCAAGACATCAAATTCCGGGAGGAAGGAGAACCCACTACCATCATCGTGGTGGGCGACGGTGATGTGATCAGAAACGACGTGAAGAAAAGTACGGGCATGATTTACCCGATGGACCAGGACCGATATACACGGCAACCGTATGGAAACCGTACATTCATCCTGAACGCCGTTGACTACATGGTAGATAAATCGGGCCTCTTCACAGTACGTTCCAAGGAGTTGCGTCTGCGCCTGATGGACAAGAAGAAACTCAGCGAACAAGTTGGTACCTGGCAAGCCTTCAACATGGGTGCCCCCGTACTGCTCATCCTGATCTTCGCCGTTATCTTCGGTTGGATGCGCAGGAAAAAGTACGGCCGCAGCACGTCTGCATCATCACAAAAAAATCCGTCGACACCTGAAGCATGA
- the dnaN gene encoding DNA polymerase III subunit beta — MKFIVSSNALLKGLQKIGGVLNTSNTLPILDNFLFVLEDGELQISASDLETTITTTMKVEGKETGKTAIPARLLMDTLKTFADQPLTFIIDPKSHAVEISSEMGKYKLAGENGDEFPKVPEIESASTIKLKADILERAIAKTLFATGNDELRPVMSGVFFELSPESITFVATDAHKLVRYIRTDAKASQSSSFIMPKKPLNLLRNALTGTEGEVTLDFNVTNARFSLDGLTLVCRLIDGKYPNYDAVIPKNNPNKLTMERSQVMNSIRRVSIFSNKTTHQVRLKVNGSELNISAEDMDFNNEANERLACQYEGQDMEIGFNSRFIVDILNNLDSNEVLLTMSEPNRAGIFAPKETEEGEDVLMLVMPVMLSGN; from the coding sequence ATGAAATTCATCGTATCCAGCAATGCATTGTTGAAAGGCCTCCAGAAGATAGGCGGCGTACTGAACACCAGCAACACCTTACCCATTCTCGACAACTTCCTTTTTGTTCTGGAAGACGGCGAGCTTCAGATTTCAGCGTCAGACCTGGAGACCACCATCACCACCACCATGAAAGTGGAAGGAAAGGAAACCGGCAAGACCGCCATACCTGCGCGGCTGTTGATGGATACACTGAAAACTTTTGCCGATCAACCGCTCACCTTCATCATCGACCCGAAGTCACATGCGGTGGAAATATCTTCGGAGATGGGAAAATACAAGCTGGCAGGCGAGAATGGAGATGAGTTTCCAAAAGTACCGGAGATCGAATCCGCATCCACCATCAAACTCAAAGCAGATATCCTCGAACGTGCCATTGCCAAAACGCTTTTTGCCACAGGTAATGATGAACTCCGACCCGTGATGTCGGGCGTGTTCTTCGAGTTGAGTCCGGAAAGCATCACGTTTGTAGCCACCGATGCACACAAGCTGGTGCGTTACATCCGCACCGATGCCAAGGCCAGTCAGTCCAGCTCTTTCATTATGCCGAAGAAACCACTGAACCTGCTGCGCAATGCACTTACCGGAACCGAAGGTGAAGTTACGCTCGACTTCAACGTAACCAATGCCCGCTTCAGCCTCGACGGACTCACGTTGGTATGCCGCCTCATCGATGGCAAGTATCCCAACTACGATGCGGTGATCCCGAAGAACAACCCCAACAAGCTGACCATGGAACGCAGCCAGGTGATGAACTCCATCCGCCGTGTATCCATCTTTTCCAACAAAACCACCCACCAGGTTCGCCTGAAAGTGAATGGCAGTGAACTGAACATCTCCGCTGAGGACATGGATTTCAACAACGAAGCCAACGAACGCCTCGCCTGTCAGTATGAAGGACAGGACATGGAAATCGGTTTCAACTCACGGTTCATCGTTGATATCCTGAACAACCTCGACAGCAACGAAGTGCTGCTGACCATGTCTGAACCGAACCGCGCCGGCATCTTCGCACCCAAAGAAACCGAAGAAGGTGAAGATGTATTGATGCTGGTGATGCCAGTCATGCTGAGCGGCAACTAA
- a CDS encoding DUF4340 domain-containing protein gives MKRRTLLIVALSIVLAIAAFLLSRGSGSGTIREDLKDFEVTDTASVTRIFLADKEEHSVTLERNKFGVWMVNNQYEAREDAIHTLLETIRNLRVKAPVGKAAYNTVIKQLASRSVKIEIYSDDEKLKVYYVGGETPDQLGTYMMLENAKRPFVMYIPGFDGYLSTRYFAKSDDWRSREIFNLEPRAITNIRLESPHTPENSWELTHDLTQQKFELKALASGKVYEEKDLDMDMVEQYFFHFRKVNYEAPATQLDPAFIDSVISSTPLNVLTITDLEGKTYSIKTFLRPANGKLDGEGNPLPYDVDRLYGLIHDNKDFVLIQYFVFDKILLPMQEFLKKEKEVS, from the coding sequence ATGAAGAGAAGAACTTTATTGATCGTTGCCCTATCAATTGTGCTGGCCATTGCCGCTTTCCTTCTTTCCCGCGGATCCGGTTCAGGCACCATCCGCGAAGACCTGAAAGATTTTGAGGTGACCGACACGGCGTCGGTTACCAGGATTTTTCTGGCCGACAAGGAAGAACACAGCGTTACGCTGGAAAGAAACAAGTTCGGTGTTTGGATGGTGAACAACCAATACGAGGCCAGGGAAGACGCCATCCATACCTTGCTGGAAACGATCCGCAACCTGCGGGTGAAGGCGCCGGTTGGAAAAGCCGCATACAATACGGTGATCAAGCAGCTTGCCAGCCGGTCGGTCAAGATCGAGATTTACAGTGATGACGAAAAACTCAAGGTGTATTATGTTGGCGGAGAAACGCCCGACCAACTCGGCACCTATATGATGCTGGAGAATGCAAAGCGTCCTTTTGTGATGTACATCCCGGGATTTGACGGTTACCTCTCCACCCGTTACTTCGCCAAATCCGACGACTGGCGCAGCAGGGAAATCTTCAACCTGGAGCCGAGGGCCATCACCAATATCCGGCTCGAGAGCCCGCATACACCGGAAAACTCATGGGAGCTGACCCATGATCTGACCCAACAGAAGTTTGAACTGAAGGCCCTTGCCAGTGGTAAGGTGTATGAAGAAAAGGACCTCGACATGGATATGGTGGAGCAGTACTTCTTCCATTTCCGGAAAGTGAACTATGAAGCGCCTGCCACTCAACTCGACCCGGCGTTCATCGACTCTGTCATCTCCTCTACCCCACTGAACGTTCTTACCATCACAGACCTTGAAGGCAAAACCTACAGCATCAAAACCTTTCTCAGGCCTGCCAATGGCAAGCTCGACGGAGAGGGCAACCCGCTTCCGTATGATGTGGACAGGTTGTACGGTCTGATCCATGACAACAAGGATTTTGTGTTGATCCAATATTTTGTTTTCGACAAGATCCTGTTGCCCATGCAGGAATTCCTGAAAAAAGAAAAAGAGGTCAGTTGA
- a CDS encoding carboxypeptidase-like regulatory domain-containing protein, whose product MKRILFYLTLFCCLFNAKVSAQESQDLIQLSGVVISSDSIVPIPFVNILIKNSYRGTTADYFGYFSLVARKQDTIIFSAVGYKSAHFIVPDTLSKDRYVLMQTLQNDTIQLPETVIYPWPTKEQFREAFMNLRVPDDDMARAERNLNKQIMAEKYDLTPMTANMNYRNFMQQESARLYYAGQLPPNHLLNPIAWMKFIQAWKRGDFKNKKD is encoded by the coding sequence ATGAAGCGTATTCTATTTTACCTGACCCTGTTTTGCTGCTTGTTTAACGCCAAAGTGAGCGCACAGGAGAGCCAGGACCTGATTCAATTATCCGGGGTGGTGATCAGTTCGGACAGCATCGTTCCCATCCCGTTCGTGAACATCCTCATCAAAAACTCATACCGGGGAACCACAGCTGATTACTTCGGATATTTTTCACTGGTCGCCCGCAAACAAGACACCATTATCTTTTCAGCCGTAGGATACAAATCCGCCCATTTCATCGTTCCGGATACGTTGTCAAAAGATCGTTATGTGCTGATGCAAACTTTACAGAATGATACGATTCAACTGCCGGAGACCGTTATCTACCCCTGGCCCACAAAGGAACAGTTCAGGGAAGCATTCATGAACCTGCGTGTACCGGATGATGACATGGCCAGGGCCGAACGGAACCTGAACAAGCAGATCATGGCAGAGAAATATGACCTTACACCGATGACCGCCAACATGAACTACAGGAACTTCATGCAACAGGAGTCGGCGCGACTTTACTATGCTGGCCAGCTACCTCCCAACCATTTGCTGAACCCCATCGCCTGGATGAAATTCATACAGGCATGGAAGCGGGGCGACTTCAAAAACAAGAAGGATTAA